The stretch of DNA GGCGGAGCTGTTCTATTTGAAGCGCGAGAAGCGTAAATTGGGACTCAAGTTCCTGATTTACCAGCTCTTCAATGACAGAGTCCAGACGGGCAACCACGACTCCATCGAGGACGCGCACTCGGCGCTGCGGCTGTACCGCAAGTATCTGGAGCTCAAGCAGTCgggcgagctcgaggaaaCGCTACAACGGATATATCTGGAAGGACAGTACTCGCGGTTCAGAGTGCCGTCGAGCTAATAAATATACACTGGTCTAGTTTTGTAGGTTGACCACGTTGAGCGAAGACCGTTtggcctgctgctgcgccCGCGTGGTGGGCGGCGGGTGGCCGTACTGCCGCACGGGCTGGGGCTGTGGCTGGACCGGCTTTTTGCGCTCGGGAGCGTCGTAGTGCAGtttgtgctgctgctcgaaATCGGTGCAGTTCTTCTTCCACATGCGGTCCACCACGTCGCCAAAGTCCGCGAGCCGGCCCGCAAACTTGTCGGGCTGCTCCGGGTCCCTTGTTTTCTTCACCTTGAGCGAGCTCGTGTTCAGCCGCGCGAGAGATTTGATCGTCGGGTTGCTGTATCTGCGGATCGAGAGGAACTCGCGCGAGAGCTGCTCGAACGCGAGCCGCGTCACGTTCGACGCGAAGACGTTGTTGGAGTCGGCCATGTCGGCCAGCGAGTGCAGGTTTTCTCGCTGCAGCCAGAGCTTCTGCTGCGTTCGGGTCTGGACCGATGTCTTGGTGGGCGTCGAGCTGGGCGGTGTCTCAGGCACGCTGGGCTCGTTGTACGACTGTGACGGCTCCGACGATGACGGCCTCGAGCTCTCGCTAGCCTGCAGCGGGGCGTCGTACATCGGCTTCTCCCGGCCTGACGGCTGCGACAGCACATAACTCTTGTCTTGAGGATGTTTCGGCGGCGGCGACACAGCATCTCGCCCGTTGTCGTCGAAGGtgtccacctcctcctcgtcctcggacGAAACAGAGTCGTCTGCCTTGGCGTCGAGCGTGAGCTTGTACTTGGAGGGCTTTGTGTTGAGCATCTTGAGGTTGGTCATGCTCTTTGTTCGCTCGTTTGCGGTGATCAGATTGGACAGCTTGTTGTACGATAGGGTCTTTAGCATGTCTGCGGACGACTTGGAGCGCTGGAAGTTGGGTCGTTCGGGCTCGTTCGAGGACGAACCCCCTGAGTCGTTGCTCTTGATCCGTgtgagcttgttgagatgTGCCCCGTACGAGGAGTTGCGGCTCACCTTGCCGGCGGTGAACTTCTTCAACGCCTTTTTTTTCGGCTCGTCTTTTAGGGAGTTTGACGACTTGCCCCGGGGGAGATGAACAGACATAATagaaataatttattttatttattttatttatttaatttctcCCATGGACCTCTACACCGTTGCCCAGCACTATTTGGACCGCATACTGGAAACGGACTCTGCCGACAAGATCCGCGTTCTGCTGTTAGACAAGACAACGTCTGCGGTGATTTCAATGGTCACGACACAGTCGGAAttgctcaagaaagacGTGTTTCTCGTGGACAAGCTCGACAACTTCCAGAGAGACAGTCTGCGCAACTTGTCGTGTATCTGTTTTCTCGAGCCCAGTATGGAGACGATTTCCAACCTGTCGCGCGAAATTGCCAACCCAAACTACCAGAAATACGACATTTTCTTTAACAATTCGGTGTCAAACTCCAAATTAGAACGCCTGGCTGAGTCGGACGACCTGGAGATGATTTCCAAAGTGGTGGAGATTTTCATGGACTACCTTGTTGTGAACAAAGCGTTTTTTGTCGTGCCGAACATCGTCTCGCCATACGGCCCGCTCGTTCGCGACTCCTGGCACCCGTCGGCGTTCGACCAGTCTCTGCAGAGCCTCatgtcgctgctgctctcgCTAAAATACAAGCCTGTCATTCGCTACGAAACAAACTCGAAAATGTGCGCCAAGCTCGCCAACGCGGTGAACTTCGAAATCAACTCCAATCAGATGCtttttggccagctgcCGTTAAGAGACTCGCCGCCGTCGCTGCTCATCTTGGACCGCAAAAACGACCCCATCACTCCGTTGCTCTTCCCCTGGACGTACCAGGCGATGATCCACGAGCTGCTGGGGATCCACAACAACACCGTCAACATGTCGCGTGTCCACAACATCTCggaagagctcaaggaggtggtggTCAACGAACAAACAGACCAGTTCTACAAAGAGTCCATGTATCTTAATTTCGGAGACCTCTCAGAGAGTCTCAAGAGATTTATCGAGACATACAAGACGAAAACGAAAACCAGCTCCAACATCAGCTCCATCACAGACATGAAGTTTTTCCTGGAAAACTACCccgagttcaagaaaacGTCCATCAATTTGTCGAAACACATGCTGCTGTCCACAGAAATCgacaagaaaatcaacgagCTGCGGCTTTGGGAGGTGGGCGAGCTGCAACAGTCGCTCGCCACAAACGACAACAGTAGCGGCGATCTTGCAGAACTCGAGGACTTGCTATTTGACAGAAAAGTGCAGAACGGCGCTCCTGTGGCACCTCTGTCCGAAGACACCAAACTAAAGCTCCTGGCAGTGTACGCGCTGCGGTACGAATCACACCCGTCCAACCAGCTCTCCAGACTAACTAGACAGCTGCATCAGCTCGGGTTCCCGAgccacaagctggacctgaTCAAACACCTGCTGCAGACCAGCGGCGCGACACAGCGCCTGcacgacgacggcgagtcgATCTTTGAGAAAGTGTCCAACTCGACGATGGGAGGCACCGTCAACGGCatcagcttcaaaaacAACACGGACGGCAACGTGTACATGCAGCACAGTCCGCGGCTCAAACAGGTGCTGATGAAActgttcaaaaacaagctcaacaccaagaacTATGCGCTGCTCAAGCCCAACGGCTTGGAAGCGTACACGGGCAACGACAAGATCCCGGACCAGGAACTCGTTATTTTCATTGTGGGCGGCGTGACGTATGAAGAGGCCCGGCTAGTTGCCGAGCTCAACCAGCTCAATCCCGGCCTGAAAATTGTGATTGGCGGGACACATATACTAGACTCAGACACGTTTATCGGGCTGAAATGAACTAGCCGTACGACTTTTCCCAGGTATTCAGTTTTTCTGTTAGAGAGTCCAATTTCGTGACAGACTCGTTGTAGCACTCGATcagcagcttctggagcCGCAGTATCTCGTCTGTGGAGTCCTCGCTCGTGTAGTTGAGCAGACTGCGCTTGAAGTCTTCCTCGTTCGACAGCTCGGCCTGGATGTTGGAAACAAACTCCATGATGGAAAACACCCGTCTACGCATCTCGTTCATGCTGATTTTCTGGCTTGGCAGGTTCGGCTTGAACGGTTTTTCGTCCGAGATTTCGATCTTgggcttcttcttgtcctctggctcctctctctttttcttgctttttttcgtgctGTTAgacgtcgacgacgaggcggACGATGGCGGCGTGGTTTTCTGCGGTTGGCTCAGGTTGCTGTGCTGTGTGATGTCCTCCTCCTGCGAGTTGTCGTCCTTGACCTTCTTGCGCGACCGGGTCTCCCGCGACGCAGACTCGTTCGAAGACGATAGGTTCACGTCGTCCGGCTGCACGCCGCTCTCCTTGGCCGATTCCTCCAGCACCCGCTTGAGCATCTGCTCGTACTCTGCGTCTCTCGAATTGAGCGTGCCACGTGCACGTTTGCGCTTCTCGccctcctcctcgctcttGTCTCGCTCTCGTTTGATTTCTGGCTTGGACGGCGTCTCTGCAGCCGACGCAGGCGGCGACCCAGACCCTGATCCAGCGCTCGCAGCGGTTCCAGCCGCGTCTTGGGCCTGCTGGCGGCGCCGGTGGCGTTTCATCTCCTGGTACGGGTTGTACCTGCTTCTGCGGAACCCATACTTATCTGTGAACAGATCGTGGTGTTGCGGCTGGCATTGTTCGCACCAGTACTTTTCTGGGGCCGTGTCCTCGTCGGTGATGCCCACACAGAATCCGTGCTGCCACACCGAGCACGACTCGCACTGGATGAAAAAACCGGTGTCGacctcgtcaaactcggGGCCTGCGTCGTCCGGGatgaccagctcgtcgttgcCGCAAATGCAGCGAGTGACCTCCTCGAGcgactcctcgtcgtacgAGCGGTTTTCCTCTGAGTCGCCGTAATCTTTTTGCGGCTCTGGCTGTCGTCTAGTTCTGCGAGAAGACATaacagaaacaaagaaataaataagGAAATAATATTTTCTTAATTTTTATGTCTCAAGGTGCACAAGCAAAAGACGAGCCCATTGACGTAGGGCCGCGCACCAAATTGCAAGACGACGGCAAAACCGCCGATATAGGCCCTCTGGAGCCGGTTCAGAAGAAACGACGGGTTAAGAAGTTCAGAGCGACACACAAGCGCGACGACTCTGCTCCTTCTGACGTGCGCACGCCGTCGCCATCGCCAGCGGCCCAGAGCCTCGTCGGTCTGAATCAAGAACaaaaggacgagatcatcaGGCAAAAATACAACCAGCAAACGCACCACGCGCGCAAAACCCGCCGTACAGAGTCCAAGATCTACAAGCTGCGCTCGTTCAACAATTGCATCAAATACATCCTGATCCACAAGTACGCGCGGCCGGGAGGCAACGTGCTGGACCTGGGGTGCGGCAAGGGTGGCGACATGGCGAAATGGGAGGCTGTGCAGACAAAATCGTATGTCGGCATCGATCTTTCGGACCTCTCAATCAAGGAGGCCGTCACGCGCTACAAACGCTCGCGGTTCCACTTCCAGGCGGTTTTCGCCACAGGAGATGCGTTCAATGTGCCCGTTCCACAGATCCTCAAAGATTTCCGAGACCAGGTCGACCTCCAGTTCGACACCGTGTCGATGCAGTTCTGCATGCACTACGCGTTCGACTCGGAGCTGACGGTGCGCAACATGCTGCAGAACGTGGCCCGATCGCTCAAGGTGGGCGGCATGTTCATTGGCACGATTCCGTCGTCCGACTTCATCCGCTGGAAAGTCAACAAACTGGGCCCTGGCGAGCGCAAATGGGGCAACTCGATCTATTCGGTTGAGTTCCCATCGGAGCCACCCAAGGACGCCAAGTTTGCGAATCCGTTTGGCAACGTGTACAACTACTATCTTGTGGACGCCGTCGACAACGTGCCGGAGTACGTGGTGCCGTTCGAGACGTTCCGTGCGCTTTGCGAGTCGTACAATCTGGAGCTGCggtacaaaaaaaatttctttgagctcttcaacaaggagatccCCAACTACTTCAGAAAGCTGCCGACGCCCGTCGTGGAGTCGCTGCGGCGCGAGGACGGCTCATACGGTGTCAGCGGCGAAGACAGAGACGCGTGCTCGTTCTACCTCGCGTTTGCGTTCGAAAAAGTCGGCGCATAGCCATCAGCTCTATCAACAGTATATATAGACTACACAATGGTGAACTTGCGCTTGCGCTCGTCCAGGGAATCCTTCAGACCTTCGACCAGACTCCGCTTGAACATCTCCACCGCCTGGCGCACGCTCATCTCGTTGTCGCCCTCGATCAGCAGGTACAGCTTGGGG from Ogataea parapolymorpha DL-1 chromosome VI, whole genome shotgun sequence encodes:
- a CDS encoding Histone deacetylase complex subunit CTI6 — its product is MSSRRTRRQPEPQKDYGDSEENRSYDEESLEEVTRCICGNDELVIPDDAGPEFDEVDTGFFIQCESCSVWQHGFCVGITDEDTAPEKYWCEQCQPQHHDLFTDKYGFRRSRYNPYQEMKRHRRRQQAQDAAGTAASAGSGSGSPPASAAETPSKPEIKRERDKSEEEGEKRKRARGTLNSRDAEYEQMLKRVLEESAKESGVQPDDVNLSSSNESASRETRSRKKVKDDNSQEEDITQHSNLSQPQKTTPPSSASSSTSNSTKKSKKKREEPEDKKKPKIEISDEKPFKPNLPSQKISMNEMRRRVFSIMEFVSNIQAELSNEEDFKRSLLNYTSEDSTDEILRLQKLLIECYNESVTKLDSLTEKLNTWEKSYG
- a CDS encoding Protein of the Sec1p/Munc-18 family, essential for vacuolar protein sorting, which encodes MDLYTVAQHYLDRILETDSADKIRVLLLDKTTSAVISMVTTQSELLKKDVFLVDKLDNFQRDSLRNLSCICFLEPSMETISNLSREIANPNYQKYDIFFNNSVSNSKLERLAESDDLEMISKVVEIFMDYLVVNKAFFVVPNIVSPYGPLVRDSWHPSAFDQSLQSLMSLLLSLKYKPVIRYETNSKMCAKLANAVNFEINSNQMLFGQLPLRDSPPSLLILDRKNDPITPLLFPWTYQAMIHELLGIHNNTVNMSRVHNISEELKEVVVNEQTDQFYKESMYLNFGDLSESLKRFIETYKTKTKTSSNISSITDMKFFLENYPEFKKTSINLSKHMLLSTEIDKKINELRLWEVGELQQSLATNDNSSGDLAELEDLLFDRKVQNGAPVAPLSEDTKLKLLAVYALRYESHPSNQLSRLTRQLHQLGFPSHKLDLIKHLLQTSGATQRLHDDGESIFEKVSNSTMGGTVNGISFKNNTDGNVYMQHSPRLKQVLMKLFKNKLNTKNYALLKPNGLEAYTGNDKIPDQELVIFIVGGVTYEEARLVAELNQLNPGLKIVIGGTHILDSDTFIGLK
- a CDS encoding mRNA (guanine-N(7)-)-methyltransferase, which produces MSQGAQAKDEPIDVGPRTKLQDDGKTADIGPLEPVQKKRRVKKFRATHKRDDSAPSDVRTPSPSPAAQSLVGLNQEQKDEIIRQKYNQQTHHARKTRRTESKIYKLRSFNNCIKYILIHKYARPGGNVLDLGCGKGGDMAKWEAVQTKSYVGIDLSDLSIKEAVTRYKRSRFHFQAVFATGDAFNVPVPQILKDFRDQVDLQFDTVSMQFCMHYAFDSELTVRNMLQNVARSLKVGGMFIGTIPSSDFIRWKVNKLGPGERKWGNSIYSVEFPSEPPKDAKFANPFGNVYNYYLVDAVDNVPEYVVPFETFRALCESYNLELRYKKNFFELFNKEIPNYFRKLPTPVVESLRREDGSYGVSGEDRDACSFYLAFAFEKVGA